GTCGTGGTAGATCAGCGCGCACACTATTTCAATCCACCAGATCCATTTCAGCTCCTATTTCTCATGCCCGAGGTGCAATTTGAGGTTGCCGTGGAGTTAGGGGGAGAGGCACTAGTAGTCGTGGTGGAGGTCGATCAGCTATTTCTGCACCTATTGACCCTGTCCTCATTGAAGATTTTGGAGATGAACCAACCAATGAAATGGATTCTCGAGCTCCAGTGGTAAGAAAAAATTTCATGTCTTGATTACAATGTTTTACTGTGTTTGCTATAATGAATTGTATGTGCCTCAAGTGGACATTAAACAAGATCTGTATGTTCATCACACATGAGTTACTCTATTTAAGTACTATTTCTGTTTTATTTGATGAATTCAGTTTCATCATCTGTTAGTTCATCACACATGAATTTAAGGGTGCACTGTTATCTGTGATTAAACGTGATTCTTTTGTTAATTGATGCACCACTTTGCCAAATTATAGTGTTTCTATACTCCCCTATTCCTTTGCAAGCAACACATGAATTTCATACATGTTAATGGTCCTAACCGTGGAGGGCATGTTACAGGAATTCATGCTTATTAATCATATACATAAAATTAGTTGGTCACTTAATTGCTTCTAACAGATTATCCTTCTTGGCAATAATGGATTGTCTATGTTAAAATATGTTTCATTAAGATCAATCTGATTTATAATATAACTTTGGAGTTGTCAAACCTGCTAAACCAAAATTGTCAAAAACCTCAAATCCTCCTGAACCAGATTGGAGCACTTACGACATTGCAAATTCCAAAATCTTTTTAATATCTAATAAAGGAAATAGTTTCTTGGCAGGGGTTCCAGCATTCCCATTAGCAAAAAATCTATAGTGATTTATAATGATTGTTTTTAACTTTTGTTCATATTCCGTAGTTGTTACATACAAAAGCCTCGTTTTGACAAGGCCAATTGAAATGAAGAGAACACATAAATATTATGTGATTTATGTGTTGACCAAATTAGAGCTGGGAACTGTCTAAATGGTACAATGACAACCAGAGGATACAACCTGATAAAGGAAGAATTCTTTTCTAAGACAGGACTCAGACACGACACCAAACAATTTAAGAATAGATGGACTCAGTGTATGGCCTTGTACTCTTTTTGGTTGTTTCTTAACAATCAAAGTGAGTTAGGAAGAAGGGCTGATGGTGTAGTTATAGCTTCGAATTCATTCTGGAAGACTCATATAGAGGTTAGTACACTTGTGTCATATATCTATGTACATGAAACCCTTACAACTGATAGCTAAAATGTGTGTTACCTTTTATTGCAGAAAAGAAAAGAGTGCAGGAAGTTTCAACATGCGATTTctacatacatggaacaattaggtctcgtttgtttcctttcatttcgaggaattggaatcttactaatagaatagtctattttttagaatgtgacattccaccactttccaaagttatcatataagactAACTCAAATTCATGGGTAAgatatggaaattgattctatagatttacatgttaatttccgatgtacaacttatagcacactcatCTATTTGTttcgctataacataaatgtagtatatagctatctctcttatatgatttatgataatatacaaatatattacatatataaatatataaacttaattagttttgtctaaattacaattatcaaaatggaattcaattctaacGAAACAGACGGGGCCTTAGCAAAAATGTTCCATGGAATTGTTGTTGATGGGTCTAGTTCTTGTATCCCTGGTGATTTTTACGCTGCATTTGAGTTTGATTTTAGATAAACACTAGAAAAGTGTTTGTATATTACTACGACTTCATTTCATTTATAATTAAGTATAGAATATAAAACATAAAAACGTATATTCTGCTAAATGTGGATTTAAAGTTAACAACCATGATTTGAATCTCTATTTATACATAATTTTAGTATTTTTATAATTTAAATGTGAAGGTCACGATGACAGTGGAAGCCATGAAACTAAGAAAATCCATCCCTTCTATGCCTATTATAAAATTGAAATAAAGGAATACAATAAACAAGATATAATAAAGTTGAAACGAACGAAAACGCATCTCCTTGCTAGTGAGAAAAAAAAACATACCAGATGCTGAAAGTATAAAATTTAACATAGGAGTATTATTCTTCGACACGTCTTAGTAGTACTACCTGACAATATACCTTTCCATTTTAGCCTCCTTTGCCATATGGTATCAAGTATTGCGATGAAAACCAACATCATAAAAATGTCATAAAAATGGACAGACACGAGTATCTGTCGAATGTTACTGTCTTCTTCAAGAAAACACATACTAACAAATTGCAATCAGGAGGACATAACAAGTCAGCATACATTTGTTTGTCCTTCACTGTGCCAACAAGTAGGAGTATTATACAAGCAAAATGTCTACAAAGTTTTCATCACACTATACAAATGATACCAGCTTTCAACAGCTCGCTCAACCAACCTAATCACCCTCATCCTATCCGATCCTACGGTATAACAGGTTGCAATTCTCAGACTCTGGCTAAGGTTTCACTTGCCAAAAAAATTCTGGTACCATAAAGAATATTAATTCCAAACTGTAACCATCTACAACTCCAATGAAGTTTCCACCTTCGCTTACACAGGGACGATTCAAATCATCGTCTAAGCTCTCTGCAAAAACATCTCAGTAGCTTCCCATTGCTGGCATCCCGAATGCTGGCATCGGACCAGGGCCCATCGGCGGCATACCCATTCCACCCATTGGAGGCATGCCCATCCCACCCATCGGAGGTGGAGGGCCACCCATGCCAGGCATTGGCGGAGCAGGCAAAGCAAGAGGAAGCAATTGCGCATACATGTTCTGCAAAATGGAACGTAACTTGTCATGCCAACTGCCTCAGGATGAAATGATTAATTACACGAACAGAACATGTGAATGAAGATTTAGATGTACCTGCTGAGCAACAAGATCTTTCTCCTCCTTCTCTTTGACTCTTTCTTCATTCTGTGACTCAATTCTGTCCTTCACTAAATCATCCACCTTGCTAGTGTATTCACGGATGAACTGCACACGCAGCATGGATGTTACCATAGTAAATTATACATAAACAAACATCACCGTCAGATATGGACAGAAGTAAGTTACCTGCAACAGGTATGGGAAGGCAAAGTCCAACATGTTGTTCATCCACGCAAGCTCAAGAGCGACATCCGGCCGGATCAGGTCGTAGCAAATGAAGAGGCAAGAAGCAAAGcattctttcttaccctgtgttacaTGAATGGATGGATTTGCTAATCAGAATGCAATGCCAAGTAGACAGACTAGGACCTTATGAATTAGCTTATCGCTAGTCTCATATTATCAGTCAATAGAATGGGTTTCAACCAAACCTGCTCGATAAAATACACAAGCAAGTCCTCTGACAGTTCACGGTCACCAGATTGTGAGCATGTCTCCATACAATCCTTGTACATGTTATCTTTCTTTGATAGAGCAATGGATTGCTTCCACCTGCCAGCCTTCTTGTAAATGTAGGCAGCAATCCTCCTCATCTCAAGCAATTCATGCTTCTCCAGCTGCTCAAGAAATGAACACAGGTAATTAAATTGAAAACAGTAACAATAAGCATCACACCATTACAACAACAACAATAGGCACTGCGCATCTGGCTGTTTTGTACCTTCTGGGCAAGACCTATTTGGTCAAAGTTGTCATGCATGTCAACTGATTCACGGAGTCTCTCATAGTCTTCCTCTTCAACATAAAGCTCATTCAAGGCTTCATTCACAGCAGAGACATTATTACTCTGAACTGCAACCATATATGGTTTCACAAGATGCAATTGACCAGCCTGTCCAAAGAGCAACAAGACAGTAAGATTTTGGAAGGAATTTGAAACAGGGCTTCTATTCAAAGTGCGCTAAGGAAATAAATTTCCATTCAGATGCTAACCTTGCGCATTATGTCTACAACTCTGGTATGATCTAAACGAAGTGCAAGCACATTCAGCATATCATTGATGAGATCAGGATGCTCTTGCAAATAGAAGTGAACTGCCTTGTAATATAGCTCAACGTTTGCAACTTTAACGCAAACATCCTTGAACTGCATATGATCCCATGCATCAGGAGAGTGGTTCATAATAGTGGTGACTGCATTGTCAAATTCATCATACTGTATGTACAGGTAGGTAAGTTCTTTCCAGTGCTGCTGTTCATCACAGGCTCGAATAAGCTTAGGAATATTGAGACGGGTGGAGAAAAGTTTGATGTGCTCCATAAGCTTCTCAGAGCGGTATCTAGCATACAGAACTCCCAATTCTGTGAAGATGCCCATGTGTGCACGTTCAAGTCCAAGACCACTCTCCATGAGAGCAATAAGTTCACTGAAGCATCCTCTATTCTGGTAGTACTCACTGACTTCTTCCAAGTCATCAACCTAAACAAAAATACAAAATCAGACATGTCAGACAGAAATAGATCATAGAAGCTCTGTTATAAAACAGACTAGAAAAAATTATCAAGTATGTGCTCCTACTTGTATACCTGAATAATAATATTGAGACCACAAATTTGTGCAAGACGGAACTCCTCGGCGTCAACACAAGCAAAGCAGACCTCCTTCCATGTTTTGGCACTGTTAGCCTTGCGAGCAGCATCCACAGCACCTTGGAACTGCTTCAGCTTAACCAGGGTAACAGCCAGCTTAGCCCAGTTTGAAATGAAAGCATAGATGATTTTTGCAGCTTCATATAGTTCTTCATCATACAGACGGTCGCCAACATTTTGAAGGTTGGCAACATTTGGCATAAGAATGAATTCCTCAATATCACTGAGCCTGTCAATCTTAGCATATGCAAAGATGAGTTCTCCATCGACTTTGGGTTCCCGTGCCTTTTGCCTTACCATCAGAAGGTACTTCACTAAATCATTGTACACATTAGCTTCCTCCGCAGCACGGATGACATCAAGGAAGTGTGCAGCATCATCTGCACGAATGAAGGACTCAATTGCTTCACTGACAAGACCTTCACGTAACTGGGCTTTGGCAACCTGACTCCAAACAGCATCTTCTTCAACACGGAAAGCAAATTCCTCAGCTCTTTCTATGCTCCGGATGTTGTCCAAGAGAACATCGACAGCCTGCACATTTAAGttgaacttcttgaatatagcaaAAGCCTCCTCATACAGTTGTGCTTCAACAGCAACTTCTCCAACAGCAGGCCCATCAAAGTTATCAAGTCTGTTGACATAATCCATGACTCTGGATGGATCTGCCTTGATAGCAGTCAAGATGAGCAGGTTTTGCAGATTGAAATTTCCACTGAAAGCAGAATTTTGAAGAACAATTTTTTCAAGAAGCTCAATCAGTTCATGTGGCAGGTCAGCAGTCATGAAAGCCTTAACAGCAGCAGACACTTGCTCAGGGCTCTTGCTCTCAGGTAATGCAGTGGAAACCACTTGGTCAATGAGTTGCCTTCTATATTCATTCTCAGGCTGAAGAACTTTATCCCACAGATCACCATCCATTCTCTCAACCACATACCTGTCATTTTAAATAAATGCAATATGAAGATGTAAGCCATCAGACAATTGATGGAGGTCTTGGAACATGTGTCACAAGTCACAACAATAAAATTATTGAATACCTAGCTTGCAGCTTGAATAATGAGTTTTTGTTGGTGACAATAATAAGTTCATCATCACACTGTCCACGTCTGTAAGCAACAACAGCAAGTGTAGGATCCCGCTTTTCACAATATTTACCCACAACACGAGAGTCGTAAAATGGGTTGGTAGTAAGGAAATGCTCAGGATTGTTGTTGCTGTCAATGATGATTTTACCAAGAGCATTATGGACATGCACATCTTGGCTACCTTCACTCACTAAGTGCTCCAGGAATTGAGTGAGCAAACGTAGGCGATTCCTGATTCACATATCAAGCATATGAGACCAACAGAAAAAGACGGAGGGGGGGAGCATGATCCATGTGACTAAGCAAGCTGAGGGATATGAAAAACAAACCTCTTCTCACATTCATCAACCAGTGGTTCAACAGGAAGGAGAGAACGAACAGAGAGGATCAAGCCCTTGATAAAATCTTCAGGGCATTCATCATCAAGTAACTGGCCCACTACCAAAGGAGCGTTCCCGGGATTCACCTGGAAACCAGAAAAAAAGAATTAACCATTCTCATACTCAGCATATTGAGGCACAGCGCCCAAATTAACACTGAGTCGAAAGACAACTACCTTTTGAACATAGCCTTCGATATATCGAAGCATGTTGTTTGTGTACAGATAGTGAGTGAGATCTGGCACAAAACCAAAGCGGTCACAAACATTAATCAGTGGACGGGCATCAGGTAGTTTTGCTTCCATCAAAAAGTTCTTTGTCTTCTCAGCATCATAGAAGTTTGACTCCCTGGTTACACGTTCAACTTCTTTGATTTGTCCAGTCCTTGCTGCTGCTTCTATGTACTTGAAATGGATCTCTGGGTCCTCACTGTTGCATGTAAAGAAACCTCAGGTGCATAgcacattttgagaaagacacaaATTTCAAGAAAGGCATTAAATGTCAGCATGAGAAATTACCTGGAGCTCAGATAAGACCCCAAGAAAAAGTAAAGGCCCTCATAAGATTTGAATTGCTCAAATAATTTGATACAAGCATCAACCCCTAGCTGTTCAGAGTACTCTTTCGCAGCCTGTAGATGCCCCCAAGATTTCACAATAATTAGAAccaagaaggaagaaaagaaatgcCAATGGGTTGGTCGAGAGGGGGAGGGGTCATGGAAACTGAACAGGAATACCTGCACAACAATCTGAAGATTTCCCCTCAGATTAACAAGTAGAAGGTCTTTCATGCATTCCAAAGCCCACTCTCTTGACAAGGTGCCAAAAAACTCAACAAGTGCCTGTCCAAGGAAGTTGTTAATGGGAAAAACAAATAAAGAAGATATCTGAAAATAACTGAAGTCTACAAACCTGTGGTTCAATGGCATGGGTATTTACAATGGCACGCTTGATATCAGGCAACTCTGCGTAATGCTGCGTTACAAAATGTAAGGTTAGTTAAACAGGAAAGCAAAGCAGAGATATCAGCTGCACCAATGCAAAGGCACTGACCTGGAGGGCTCGCAAGTACAAACCAGCCTTTTCACACAGCTGAGCAATACGAGGGCGATCGTAATGACTGAACATACCATTAGCAAGAATGGCATCAGCAACATTTGGGTAAGTCACTAAGTTTATCTCCAAAACCTACACTTCATAGACAGGAACTGCTGAGAAACAAATAAATGTACACATCCAAGCGCAACCATTCATGTTCAAAGGGCAAATATGATAACCTTGGTTTGAAGAAAAGCATGCTCTGGCAAGTTTGGTTTCAGAACATCCAACAGAAAAGCTGTTGCCTCCCTTATCATATTTCTCTGTTAACAGATGCATAAAGCAAAGTTCCATAAGGAGGGCTCATAAAACCAAGGAATGTAAATAGACAACAAAACAGTTACCTATGAATATAAGCATACCTGAAGGAAAAGATCAGTTATTGTATTATAATCTACTGGGCAGCCTCCCTCCATTTGTGACATCATAAGAGCAAAGTTCACAGCTCCCTGGTATTATAGACAGTGAGAAAAGAACTCATGAGGTTAATGAAGCCACAACAAAGTATCGAATGTGTGTGTCTTATAAATGAACAGTTTTCTTTAAACAATCAATCACCTGTGGATCTGTACGCAAGATGGTCTGGAGGAGGAAGAGATAATCTGGAGTGTACCCAACCTGGAACCAAGTTGTAGAAACAAAattcaaaactcaaatgaggTATAACAAGTAACAACTGAAAACAGAATCAATAACACCAAATAACAAACCTGCTTTGAGTATATCAGTATCTTGTCAAACTCCCTCCTTTCAGCAAAAGCAGCAACAACTTTAGGGGTTGCCCTAGCCTTTATGTAAATTTTCAGTGCAAGATCATTGTCCACAGTCTACATAAAAGTGTACATACTTAGCGAACAACCAAGACACAGGTGAATGTAATTTGGAAAAGTACAGCAAGATCCATTAAATCAACAAACACGGTATGACATCCATCTTACCTTGACAAGATCTCCTAGTTCTTCACTACACTCCAGCTTGTCTTCTGCCAACCAATTTTCCAGAAGATTCTTTTTGTTCTGATTGACAACAAGTCGAGATAGCTCAAGCGACTCAAAGGCATTGAGCTTCCCTCGAGTTAGCAATGTGCCAAAGTACTGCAAGAGTGGGGGTGTTTGCCCAGCTTGCACAGGAACACTCTGCAATTTTAATAAGCAAAACAATAAGTAAAGTTAAGGAGCCTAGACTGGAAGGTGATTAACTGTATGTGTATAGATCAATCCTGATAGCAGGAGAGACATGTGATAAAATTAACCATTTTTTCTCGTCTGTACCTATTACCTAATAATATGAATAAGTAAACAGTAAGCACCAAAGGTTTCTCTTCCACACTACATAAAACTAATCGCTTTAATCAACATGGCCCCGCAATTTTATCAAGGTTATAGCACAGTAGTTGCTTCACTGAATTAAATGTGTTTTACAAAAAATGTACAGAGGTTGCAATTGTTGAAAGGAGGTACAAAACTCACCTGAAATTTTGCCACGGTCTCAGGCGTCCTCAGGAGACCCTGGGGAGATTCTGCAGCAAGCTCAGCTGCTTCCTTGTATTTTGTCTGTGCAAACAATTCCTGGAATCTTTGCACAACCTGCAGTACAATTCAGAATTCCATGAAAAAACTCAGAAACTTGACACATAAGTTCAACTAGTCAGTTTGTAGCCTCCACAAACAGTATAGAGAATCAACATTTGAACGGCTGCAAGGATAATGGTGAAAGAAGTTTGGGAACATAATATGTATGAAAAGTAGTTTCTATGAGAGGATCATGAACATCTAGTACATGATTTTGAAGCTCCAACTTTTTCAGAGATACTCCATCAGTTCATTTTTACTAGACGTGTTAGACTTTGAAAAAAATCAAACTTCGTAAATTTGGCCAACATAAGTCAAACTTCATAAAGTTGGCTGAAAATAAGTCAAATTATGTGCATGCTTAGTTCATGAAAGTTAGTGAATAGATTCATATTTCAATTTTCAATTATCTTTCACTACGACATTGATTTTGTACAGTTGATATATTGTAAGATAAGTTGGTGATCAAGTGTATCTCAAAAGACTTCACCAGATCCTAACATGCCTACTGAAAGACACATGAAGGTGGTAGTTTACAAGAGAGAAAATGGGGAAAAAAACATTTGTGTGTAGTGTGTACATTTATAAATCCCTGAGACTTTGTGAAGCTTTGGTAAAAAGAATTTGGTACATGCATATAGCTCTTGGGAATCACCATTTCACCAAGAAGCATAAGCCACAAACACCCGTCCAGCAATGTCAATGATCAAGAAAAAGCAGCTGTTTCCATACCCCAAATGTTCAATTATTGGTGTTTCAGACTATAAATGGGACTATAAAGTATAAACCAAGAAGCAAACATTCACAAGAtaacaaattcaaataaattaagTTCTAGTTGCTCCTTTTTGCCTTACTGTACATAACTATGTTAGTTTGCTTCCACGTTTTCACTATAACAATTGATAAACTTGCCCCTACTGACTCTCAAGAAAATTAGGGTCACATAGTTCAGTGGTATAGCAAGGAACAGTACTGTAGTTTACAGGAGAAAATATATTATTAGACACAGAAAAAAGGCGGCACAGAAAAACTAGGCAAGCAAATAAGCATCAATGCAGCCAAGGAAGTACCACCAACGTAACAGAATCCACATAAGGCATCTTAGTAATAGAGCATACCAAGTTCTCAGCACCAGGGAGGTTAGCTCTCTTGGCCAGATTCACAGCAAGCTCAAGGTTGTTTAACTGCATATCAAAGTTGTGTTAAAATAAATACCTAATGTATAGATCAGGAAAGGAAGACCAGAAAGTGTAGAAGAACATACTTGGCCACTGACAAAAGGTACAACAGTTGCATCATTAACTGTGGCATGTAAAACCTGCCCCCTTCTGTTGATGGCATAAAATCCACCAGTAGAGGAAGATTCTGCCGTCAAGAATATAGGGTCTGGACTGATTCTATTTCTGTAAACTGCCGCAGCAGTTTCCAAGTCATATACAAACAAAAGGCCAAGCTTAGTAATTACATAGATAAGCCCATACTTTTGTGAAACCTGCAGCAAAAAATGGAATAAAAACATATTAGATCCATTATGTGATGTTCTAATAATTGCACATCTTTCACCCTATGAAGTGCACATTTTTTCCATAAGATGTTCACCTGCATAGCTACAGGAAAATCATCCTGGAAATCTGGGGGGAAGAAGAGGTCGGCTTGTTTCTTAGAAAAACCAGGTTTCCCTACAATGAAACAATCAATAAAAAGAATGGAGATATCAGTATACTGCAATGTCTTTCAAAAGAAAATGAAGCCCACATAAAAAAAATAACTGGTGCAGTATGAGAAGTTTGAGATGTAGCACTAGAAAGAATAAAAAAACACAATCAATCTAAACCTGGCTGTGCACCCAGTTCAATAACATGCAACTTTGAAGTGATCTGTCCAGCATTAGTTGTCTTTGAGGCGAAACAAATAAGGGTTGATGGATTCTCATTACCAACAACCTGGACAGATTAGATAAAGAAAGGTTGATAAATTACTAAATACCAGAAATAAAACAAGAATATAAGGTAATAAGCATCATAAATAACTGAAAGGGTACCTTAAATGTTGCAAAAGACGCTGCATGGGCTTCAAGTGCCTGGCTACGTTGTTGATCAACAGAGAAAAGTTGCATATTTCCCTTCACCAGTTGTGGCCTCTGGTTGCACGAAAATGAGGGCACGACAAGTCGACAATATGATAAGAACGTCCAACCAAGTACTACGAAACTACTTTTTGTTCAAGTACAAATGACCGAGTTTTACAGAGACATTGTTTTTTATCGTAAGAGGATTGGAATTTCGAACAAAATCAGCAGGAACGGGGGCAACAGTAATATTCGTTTTCAACACTCATTTGACATGTGCTCTGCTGTAATGATGTAAATAGAAGTAAATTTCGGTAAGAGAATACCTCTGGGGCTCCAGGTGCAATTCCAATAAGTACAAGCCACTTCTCCGCTGGGTCACATCGATAGTTGATGATCTGATTGTTTGCCAGATTAGCCGTCCTATCAAACATCTTGGTGGGCTCAGAATCACCTTCAATCGACCAGTGGTAAACTGATGTTTGTGTCACCAAACCCAACAGTTTGGGAGTGATCCATTTCCAGAATACGACCTGCAGTTGAAAAGTAAATATATGGAACATGTTACTTCAAGTACATCTCATTGACAGCTAGAAAAAAGAAGCCATATGCAAAATGTCATATTGGAAAGTGTTTTGTACCTGCTCCGGCATCTGGTGAGACTTGATCTTAGTCTTAGCCTCAATGTTAAATATTTGAAGGTGATCCTGTGTTGTTCCAGGTATTTGGGCTGCAAAAAATCAGCAGATGTTTACCATTGTTGCAATTATTCTCAAACTATATGTTAAGCAGTATATATAGCTACTCAATGTCTTAACCAGTCATTTGATTTGGGAATTGTTAGCATCAATATCCTGACTATAGTAGAGTACCCCAGCCAACAGCAATGCTGAGTTGCTGACAAGTAAGAACTTCATCTAACAAAATATATACTCAAATATAAATTAAGCAAGCAATGCCCAGCAACAAGCAGGTAGGAAGCCGTCGATCGAATGTGAGCAGCAACAGTGAAGACTAAAACAGAGTAAAATTACAATCCTAATGGTTCCATTCTATGCTAAACCGAACTGGATCTGGCTCATCGCAGTGACAACGACTACACGGATTACAAATGTATGGCAGGCTAGAATTATAGCGTCCCATGTTGCCAGAGCCTCGTTCATTCTACACGGCTTGCACACAGGATCAGACAAACAGAGAGGTATACATAAAGCCCTGCAGGCAGCTAATGCACAGATCTCAAGCAAAGGCTTGATGTCAGTCGCTAGTGCAGAATTCGGCTGCCATGGTAGGGAAGCAGAAGCTTAGATCGCTGCGGAATTCCTAGAGAGGCAACTGACTATTTAACAAGGACTTTGGCTAGGATGGGCATGATAAGGATGAGATTCCGCGCAGTGGAGAGAACCGAAAGGGCTAGATCTATAGGAGGTGCGGGCGGTAGGTAGAGGCAGCAAATCCGAACCTTTCAGGGCGAGGATCCTGGTGTTGGGGTTCATGAGGGCGGAGTCGGCGGTGATGGGCCGTCGGAGCGGCTGCATGGGCATGGCCATGTCGATGATGACGACACTGTTTTGCGGGGAGGTCTCGCGGACGCAGATGTACTTCTCCGACTCCATGGTGACGTGGGTGAAGGTGACGAACTGCGGCGCG
This portion of the Zea mays cultivar B73 chromosome 2, Zm-B73-REFERENCE-NAM-5.0, whole genome shotgun sequence genome encodes:
- the LOC100193501 gene encoding Clathrin heavy chain 1 → MAAANAPIAMREALTLTSLGIAPQFVTFTHVTMESEKYICVRETSPQNSVVIIDMAMPMQPLRRPITADSALMNPNTRILALKAQIPGTTQDHLQIFNIEAKTKIKSHQMPEQVVFWKWITPKLLGLVTQTSVYHWSIEGDSEPTKMFDRTANLANNQIINYRCDPAEKWLVLIGIAPGAPERPQLVKGNMQLFSVDQQRSQALEAHAASFATFKVVGNENPSTLICFASKTTNAGQITSKLHVIELGAQPGKPGFSKKQADLFFPPDFQDDFPVAMQVSQKYGLIYVITKLGLLFVYDLETAAAVYRNRISPDPIFLTAESSSTGGFYAINRRGQVLHATVNDATVVPFVSGQLNNLELAVNLAKRANLPGAENLVVQRFQELFAQTKYKEAAELAAESPQGLLRTPETVAKFQSVPVQAGQTPPLLQYFGTLLTRGKLNAFESLELSRLVVNQNKKNLLENWLAEDKLECSEELGDLVKTVDNDLALKIYIKARATPKVVAAFAERREFDKILIYSKQVGYTPDYLFLLQTILRTDPQGAVNFALMMSQMEGGCPVDYNTITDLFLQRNMIREATAFLLDVLKPNLPEHAFLQTKVLEINLVTYPNVADAILANGMFSHYDRPRIAQLCEKAGLYLRALQHYAELPDIKRAIVNTHAIEPQALVEFFGTLSREWALECMKDLLLVNLRGNLQIVVQAAKEYSEQLGVDACIKLFEQFKSYEGLYFFLGSYLSSSEDPEIHFKYIEAAARTGQIKEVERVTRESNFYDAEKTKNFLMEAKLPDARPLINVCDRFGFVPDLTHYLYTNNMLRYIEGYVQKVNPGNAPLVVGQLLDDECPEDFIKGLILSVRSLLPVEPLVDECEKRNRLRLLTQFLEHLVSEGSQDVHVHNALGKIIIDSNNNPEHFLTTNPFYDSRVVGKYCEKRDPTLAVVAYRRGQCDDELIIVTNKNSLFKLQARYVVERMDGDLWDKVLQPENEYRRQLIDQVVSTALPESKSPEQVSAAVKAFMTADLPHELIELLEKIVLQNSAFSGNFNLQNLLILTAIKADPSRVMDYVNRLDNFDGPAVGEVAVEAQLYEEAFAIFKKFNLNVQAVDVLLDNIRSIERAEEFAFRVEEDAVWSQVAKAQLREGLVSEAIESFIRADDAAHFLDVIRAAEEANVYNDLVKYLLMVRQKAREPKVDGELIFAYAKIDRLSDIEEFILMPNVANLQNVGDRLYDEELYEAAKIIYAFISNWAKLAVTLVKLKQFQGAVDAARKANSAKTWKEVCFACVDAEEFRLAQICGLNIIIQVDDLEEVSEYYQNRGCFSELIALMESGLGLERAHMGIFTELGVLYARYRSEKLMEHIKLFSTRLNIPKLIRACDEQQHWKELTYLYIQYDEFDNAVTTIMNHSPDAWDHMQFKDVCVKVANVELYYKAVHFYLQEHPDLINDMLNVLALRLDHTRVVDIMRKAGQLHLVKPYMVAVQSNNVSAVNEALNELYVEEEDYERLRESVDMHDNFDQIGLAQKLEKHELLEMRRIAAYIYKKAGRWKQSIALSKKDNMYKDCMETCSQSGDRELSEDLLVYFIEQGKKECFASCLFICYDLIRPDVALELAWMNNMLDFAFPYLLQFIREYTSKVDDLVKDRIESQNEERVKEKEEKDLVAQQNMYAQLLPLALPAPPMPGMGGPPPPMGGMGMPPMGGMGMPPMGPGPMPAFGMPAMGSY
- the LOC100193501 gene encoding clathrin heavy chain 1 isoform X1, whose translation is MAAANAPIAMREALTLTSLGIAPQFVTFTHVTMESEKYICVRETSPQNSVVIIDMAMPMQPLRRPITADSALMNPNTRILALKAQIPGTTQDHLQIFNIEAKTKIKSHQMPEQVVFWKWITPKLLGLVTQTSVYHWSIEGDSEPTKMFDRTANLANNQIINYRCDPAEKWLVLIGIAPGAPERPQLVKGNMQLFSVDQQRSQALEAHAASFATFKVVGNENPSTLICFASKTTNAGQITSKLHVIELGAQPGKPGFSKKQADLFFPPDFQDDFPVAMQVSQKYGLIYVITKLGLLFVYDLETAAAVYRNRISPDPIFLTAESSSTGGFYAINRRGQVLHATVNDATVVPFVSGQLNNLELAVNLAKRANLPGAENLVVQRFQELFAQTKYKEAAELAAESPQGLLRTPETVAKFQSVPVQAGQTPPLLQYFGTLLTRGKLNAFESLELSRLVVNQNKKNLLENWLAEDKLECSEELGDLVKTVDNDLALKIYIKARATPKVVAAFAERREFDKILIYSKQVGYTPDYLFLLQTILRTDPQGAVNFALMMSQMEGGCPVDYNTITDLFLQRNMIREATAFLLDVLKPNLPEHAFLQTKVLEINLVTYPNVADAILANGMFSHYDRPRIAQLCEKAGLYLRALQHYAELPDIKRAIVNTHAIEPQALVEFFGTLSREWALECMKDLLLVNLRGNLQIVVQVFLFSFHDPSPSRPTHWHFFSSFLVLIIVKSWGHLQAAKEYSEQLGVDACIKLFEQFKSYEGLYFFLGSYLSSSEDPEIHFKYIEAAARTGQIKEVERVTRESNFYDAEKTKNFLMEAKLPDARPLINVCDRFGFVPDLTHYLYTNNMLRYIEGYVQKVNPGNAPLVVGQLLDDECPEDFIKGLILSVRSLLPVEPLVDECEKRNRLRLLTQFLEHLVSEGSQDVHVHNALGKIIIDSNNNPEHFLTTNPFYDSRVVGKYCEKRDPTLAVVAYRRGQCDDELIIVTNKNSLFKLQARYVVERMDGDLWDKVLQPENEYRRQLIDQVVSTALPESKSPEQVSAAVKAFMTADLPHELIELLEKIVLQNSAFSGNFNLQNLLILTAIKADPSRVMDYVNRLDNFDGPAVGEVAVEAQLYEEAFAIFKKFNLNVQAVDVLLDNIRSIERAEEFAFRVEEDAVWSQVAKAQLREGLVSEAIESFIRADDAAHFLDVIRAAEEANVYNDLVKYLLMVRQKAREPKVDGELIFAYAKIDRLSDIEEFILMPNVANLQNVGDRLYDEELYEAAKIIYAFISNWAKLAVTLVKLKQFQGAVDAARKANSAKTWKEVCFACVDAEEFRLAQICGLNIIIQVDDLEEVSEYYQNRGCFSELIALMESGLGLERAHMGIFTELGVLYARYRSEKLMEHIKLFSTRLNIPKLIRACDEQQHWKELTYLYIQYDEFDNAVTTIMNHSPDAWDHMQFKDVCVKVANVELYYKAVHFYLQEHPDLINDMLNVLALRLDHTRVVDIMRKAGQLHLVKPYMVAVQSNNVSAVNEALNELYVEEEDYERLRESVDMHDNFDQIGLAQKLEKHELLEMRRIAAYIYKKAGRWKQSIALSKKDNMYKDCMETCSQSGDRELSEDLLVYFIEQGKKECFASCLFICYDLIRPDVALELAWMNNMLDFAFPYLLQFIREYTSKVDDLVKDRIESQNEERVKEKEEKDLVAQQNMYAQLLPLALPAPPMPGMGGPPPPMGGMGMPPMGGMGMPPMGPGPMPAFGMPAMGSY